TATAAGGGTTGTCAGAAGGGTATCCATGGCCAAGTAGTTTGTGTAAAAGCAGATGTTGATAAAACTGCCAAATCCTTGCACGTCTTGCAAATGATGACAGCATAGTACGGGTCAAATTAAAGCGAAAGCTCAAGTACAAAAATCATGTCCTCTTCAAACAGGTTTCACCAAGTAAGATAAGACTTGCTCTCAATTTGCTCAAAGAATCAAACCCACTATTTGAGGACATTGCTATAAATTGTGATCAACTAGATGTCAATAACTCTGACCCAATCATGGCAGACTCACAAGACCAGCAGCACAGTTTCACGGAGTCACAAATGCTAGATGAGGAGGAACACAACCTACACATAATTCAAGAAAAAATCTTGCAAAACCAGTATGACCAACATGATGTCAATGACTCACAAATGGTAGACAATGAGGAGCACATGAACAGACAGATCAAGAACAAGTCTCAGATCCcactgaagataatgatataacTACACATCTGCACCTCTTATGTCATTCCTGCAACCAGTCGACTTTGGTCAATACATTGCAGACAACTGTGACAATACAGTACTTTCTCTTGCACCGGCAGAAGGTAGTAGACCTACTGCAGTTCTTGATATGGAAGCGCAGGCATTTCCTGTTTTATTTCCTGATGGAAAGAATACATTTGCAGAAGAAAGAGAACCTAAAGTGTCTCCAAGTAGATACTTTAATGCACGCCTTTTTTCACAAGATGCACGGTTTGCAAGTGATCCTCAATACATATTCTTTGCTCAGTATTGTACAGAACTTCAAATGATATCATCCCAAATATCAATTGCGATGAGACAAGGTCATACAAAGACGACCGATGGCAGGCCAATCACATCTGAAATTTTGACTGACAAAGCACTTGTTAATCAAATGATCCAGAGAGATGAAGGTTATCGTTATTTGAGAAGCATAAGAGGCACGCCAGCATACTGGGAAAAAACATTGAAGGACCTGTTCGCGATGATACGCCAAATAGGGATTCCCACATGGTTTGTAACCTTCAGTGCAGCAGATCGAAGATGGCTTGAAATTGACAATGCAATTCTTGAACAACAAGGTAAGGAGCCCCTCTCTCCTGAAGAACATGCAGATATGGACTGGGCAAACTCATTGTAACATCATATATTCAAACCCAGTTACGGCAGCAAGAATGTTCGAGCATAGAGTGAAAAAGTTCATCAACAAGTCATTCAATCAGATGCCCATCCAATTGGACACGTTGTTGATTATTTCTACCGTACTGAATTTCAACAAAGAGGTTGGCCCCACATCCATATGTTGGTGTGGGTAGATAACGCTCCTGACCCATGCACAGACTCAGATGACACTATTGAAGCCTTTATCGACAAGTACATATCCTGTGAACTCCCTTCCGAGGACGATGATCCTGAACTTCACGAAATTGTACAATCTTGTCAAACGCACAGCAAAAGGCACACAAAATCTTGCCGAAAACCGGCAAAAACGTGTCGTTTTGGATTTCCAAAACCTTCCTTCAGAGCAGACATTCATATGTAGATCTATAGATAGCTCTGATGATGCTGAAGATCAAGATGAATCTCAAGACGACTCAAATGATGGAAAAGAGAAAGCAAAGGAAGAAGCCAAAAGAGTTATCACTCAAATCTGGGAAGTTATACAGAATCCAGAACACACAATTACAAAACCTCACATCTACATCTGACATCTAAATTCTGCAAATGTCACTCAAGAAGATATGCAAAAGTCTCTTCAACTACTCTCCTCACATTCAACTGTGTATCAAAAAAGAAAGCCAGTCGACATTTGGATCAACATTATAATCAGGATTTACTACGTGCTTGGAATGGCAACATGGATATTCAACTAGTGCTTGATGCATACAGCTGTGTGAAGTACATCCTTTCATACATAAGCAAAACTGAACGTCAAATGGGTGATCTACTCAGACAAGCTCAGAAAGAAGCACAACAAGGTAACAGTGATGCAATTACAGAGCTGCGAAAAGTTGGAAACATATACTTACATCACAGAGAATTGAGTGTTATGGAATGTATATACAGGGTGTGTAGCATGCATTTGAGAGACTGCACAAGACAAGTTGTGTTTGTGCAAACAGATCCAGATGGTCAGAGAATATCGTTACCTCTCAACGTGCTACGAAATGAACAACCAGATAGAATCTGGATGTCTAATGCTCTGGATAAGTACTATGCAAGACCAAATGTGACCAAATTCAAGATGATGTGCCTGGCAACATTTATGTCTAAGTTTCGCTTCACATCATCGAATAATACCATGACATCAACAGAATCTGATGGAGATAGCAATGAACAGTCAGGCAATAGTACTCACTATCAGCTTGATAACAATCTTGGAATTGCCATAGAACGCAGATGCAAATCCTGCATAGTCCGCTACCCAAAACTGTACTTGAAGAAAGATCCGGAAAGTACTACATGAATATCCTTCGCATGTATCTGCCACACCGAGACATTAAACTTATACCAGCAAACATGCCAAGTTTTTCAATGTACTATCACAATGGCACTGTTAAAACAGATGAaggaaacaaacctgtgagccAAGTTGTCAGGGAGAACATGAAACTGTACGAACCAGTCAATAACCAAATAGATGCTGCATGGGAAGCTTTGCATCTGCAAACGACACATTGGAAGATGCTTGGGCTGCACTTGCACCACAAGCTGAACAACAACGGTTGGATGATCTATTAGAAAAACCTACAGCTCCCATTGACTCTGATGACGATTTCGAAGAAATTCCAGAGTTGCAACCACAGACATCAACCGCATCAAAAGAAACCACACATAGATCACCTGTTGAAACCATAAAAGTGGTGCTATCAGAAAGTCAAATTGCTTCAATGATCAATAGCCTTAATGACAAACAGCAGCAGCTCTTCAGATATGTCCATCAATGGTGTATCAAGAAAGTTAACAGTGAAAATCCACCTCCATTCAGAGTATTTCTAACTGGAGGAGCCGGTACAGGTAAATCTCTgttaacaaaatgtatcaaatatCATGCTGAGAAACTGTTTGCACCTCTCTGTGACTTCCAGATGACAAAACTGTGTTGGTTGTCGCACACACAGGTACTGCTGCTTTCAATATTGAAGGAGAAACTATTTGCTCTGCATTAAATATCGGCATTAAAGCACCCCAGAATTATAAGCCTCTTGGAGAAGAAACTCTCAATACCATGCGTAGTAAACTACAACATCTGCAACTGCTCATAATTGATGAAATATCAATGGTGAGCAAGAAACAGTTGCAATACATCCATGGAAGAATTCAACAGATCAAACGTGCCTCAAATCACACATTGTTTGGAAACATTTCTGTACTTGCAGTCGGAGACTTCTATCAGATTCCTCCAATTAATCCAAGTACTCCACTTTGTGTGCCAGATGGCAATCCTTTGACAGACCTCTGGACTGAGAATTTCCAAGTCTGTCAACTCACACAAGTTATGCGTCAACAAGATGATCTAACTTTTGCACGATTACTTAATCGATTGCGTGTGCACAAACGAGAAGATCCAATCGACCCAGCAGATGATCAGATGCTCAAGTCGCGTACACTTGAATCTGGAACTGATTTGAAGCCATCAGAGAAAGCACTTCGAATTTTTGCCTTCAATAAGGATGTGGATAGCCATAATCTTCGAATGCTAGAAACCTTATCAAGTCCGATAGTTACCATCTATGCGCTAGACACAAAGAATACTCCTACTCAAACCCAAGCCAAAAAAGTGGCTTACAAATCACATCAAACTGGAAAAACAGTGTTGCAGTCTGAATTACATATAGCAGTTGGAGCCAGAGTCATGCTGACAACAAATTTAGATGTACCCGATGGTCTTTGTAATGGAATTACAGGCACTATACAAGCCATACAACCAAATGACCCAAATAATCAACCTAGTGCTATCTTTGTGCAATTTGATAACGTGAAATGTGGTGCATTTGCAAGACAAAGGAGTCCACTACCTGACCAGTATGCTAATTGTGTTGCCATCAAACCACACCTTGAACACATTCAACTAGTGCTTAAATCTGGATGCATTAACAGAACACGCAAACAATATGCTTTAAAGTTGGCGTGGGCTGTTACAATGCACAAAATCCAAGGTCAGACAACAGATGAAGCAGTTGTGTCTTTGAAAGGAATCAAGTCATGCATGGGATATGTAGCTGTTAGTCGTGTTACTCATCTGAATGGTCTCTTTCTTTCCAACTACGATCCCAAGAGAATCTTCTGTAATAACGAAGTTGCAGAGCACTTGGCCAAAATGGTACCCTGTGACCTGTCTGTAGCAAATCCAATTTTGCAATTGAATCACAGAGAAAACTTCATAATTGTACACCACAATATCCAAAGTCTTACAAAACACTTTGATGACATCAAGACCGACTTTCAAATCTGCAAAGCTCATGTCATATGCCTGACTGAAACATGGCTCACTACCAATCATGACAAAAGGAACTATGAACTTCCAGGATATCAGCTAATTGCTATGTCTAAACCTCCTCAGAGTGCTCGAGGTAGAGGGACTGCAATGTATGTGCGCAATGGTGTGACATACACTACTTTATCCCAAGAAGTAGATGACTGCGACATCATGACAATAAGGATCAGTGGCTCACCATCTTTGCTAGTTATGACAGCTTACAAGCCAATCCAAACTAACATcagaacattttcaaatgttctAGATAACTTGTGTACTCAAGTTGAGGCATTAGATGTCGATTATAAAGTCATCATTGGTGATTTCAATCATGATCTTCGAAAGAAACCTCCCATCCAAGCACTTAATCAATATCACCAATTGATTACATCATCAACCACAACAGCAGGAACACTTCTAGACCACATATATCAAACCACTGCCAGAACAATATCAAGCATCAGTGTTAGCAACACATTTTAGTTTCCATGATCCAGTTGCCCTTGCCATCAAAGTTGATGAGGAAGCTGCCAAACAATGACTTCAACTTGCCGATAAACAAACACTCTAGCCCCCTCCCCCAAGgtaattatacaaaaacaaattaacaaaaactcTTCCACTACAAACCACCTCTTCCAATACTGCCTTATTAATGTTACCAATCTTCTTCAATTGTCTATTAGATCTTCAGACAGTCTTCAAAGTTGTATTTCTAGTCACATCACCTGGAAATTCAACACACTGGTAAGTTGGCTGATGTGCATATCTATGTAACTTAATTATCCAACAGATTTAAAACCTGCATATACAAATAGGGCTTTTCAGCAATTTACTTGTTGTCTACTTGCCTTTTAACTCTACATGTTCGCCAGAATATACATTTATGTATTTGTGTAGGAATGATTCTGGTACAATTTTAAGCCCTTAATGCTAAAggaaatacaaaatacatgttattGCAGTAAAAAAACTTGGGAAAGAAATCTCCATAGTTgcttcttattttgtttctgaaGAATAATTTATTTCACTCTGAAAAGTATGAACTAATGCACTCATTCTCTGTGTGCCCTGTCATAAACTACCATAAATTGACATATACTAACTTTCACGaatatgcatttttttcttctttcttgttttgttattaatatcgTTCCTTTTACAGATTTACCATGGCTACCAGCCCACCAGCAGCCAAACGGTTCAAAGAGGAAGTAGCAGATGCCAGTGGATACCTTGTTCAATTATCACCAAAGAAACTGAGTGCTAGAAACAACCCATACATGAAGGGAACCCTTCAGACATCAGTGAGGACTACCAAGACGTTGTAGTTTATGATATGTCCAAACAGTCAAATCTTGAGGTATGAAAATCTCAATATTATGATTAAAATTCAGAATCCTAAAAGATAGTCTTTAAACATGATGATGCAAAACAGTTACACATAGTAACCCTGCAAGGTGCAGCAAGCCACCATTTGCACTTAATACTCAATTATTCTTTTGCCAAGGAACTCTATTTTCTTCTATCCCCAGACAAGGTCGATTGACATGGTCTGTTGCCCCTTTTGCCTGCATCACCCATGTACACCAACAATTCCCATTAAACAATAGCTTCATCTTAGGCAGTCTAAAATTCTTGCCCTACACCATCTGTAAACAACATGTGTTAAATTTCAACCTAATGCAACTTTTCGACACTCATGGTAGTCAAACTACAATCACTGATCAACTAAAACTTACATATTATACTTGCAATCCCTTTTTCCTCCCCAGGAATTCGCCAAAACAAAGTCACCCGTAAAACTAAAGAATGTAGCAGTTGAAGATCAAACGTTAATTGtcaaaagacaaacacaaatcGTAAAACTGCCAGTCTTGAACTTCCATTACGAtgcaaaaactacaaaaacataCACTATTGCTGATTTACTGAAGGATTCTCCTCTGGACAAAACACTGGTAGACATCAAACTGGTAAGTGTTATTATGTTACATTTCAAATATTCACTTCATTTTGATAGCCTACCCTCCACAAAAACCCCACAAATATGTTTTAATACCAACTACAAAGTCATATTGTCCCTGTAAACTGTACGCCATGTTACCTGTGATATCACATGGTTACTAAAGAGCCACAGAAACTTTGGATGTGAATGAAGGGGCCACATCTCTGTACTAGTTCACTTCTCATTTTAATAACCcttgaatttattttgaaattatgatACCAATTTCCCATATAACCCATGTGGTATTCTGTAGGCTGATAAAAGCCATGTAATGTCCAAGATCACTCTTTTTGTAGACTAGGACTACAGGGGCTATTGGGCCATACTTTTTGCTACGGACTTTTTTTTCGCATACCAATGTATTTGCATTTCAAGTATTTACTTTTTCAAGTTATAAAGCAAGATGACATTTCTGAACAGTTCACCATTCaatgcaataaatattaactgaaagcacacataccTTTTACCTTTATTAGCAAGGCTCAATAAAAATACCGTTTTACAGTTGcttttgttgatattttctaCTAGTGGTTTTGAGTATCagttaaaattattgtttttcaaaaaaaaaaggtgacatATCTTGTCCACATTTTTACGAACTAAGTAGACAGATGATTAAACAATGTGCAATGTCTCTACAAACACTGTGGCAATGAACTGAAGCATTTTTCCCTCTCATTTTTCAGAATAAATGGGGTTAAGGTTCAGTAATCCAATACAAAAgacactaaaaataaataacacattaattattttcagtGATTTATGCCTGATGTCCCCTTGTTGAAAAACTATGACTTCGTCACACAGCCACCTACATGGAACAAAGGATTAACAATGCATTGTAAAGAAACAACTCATCTAAATGCTTGTTGACCATAATTAGATCACTTAACTGAAGTTAGTCTCAGTTATAAGACATTACTGCTCATTTTTATTACTGTGGACCACAATCTCTCCAGCTGTCACTTGTCACTCAGAACAACATCTTGAAACCTTTGTCTCATATCATCTGATATAACCACTCtgacctcaaaataattaagtaTGCGTAatttatttcatgaatttttgtttttataggccAAAGTTCTACACATCCATCCAGCCGTTTTGAAGACTATCCCATACACCAATAGAGAAAAAGAAAGTAACACCAGTGATAATTGGTGACCCTACAGGTCACATAACACTTAGTGTCTGGACCGACATACATGAGGAACAGGTAAACAAATACTACAATATCCTCAAATAATTTTAAACCATATTTCGACCAGAGACACATCAGACCAGATTCCAACCAACGACCTGTTGCttaataacatttcaaaaacatatCAACAATATCATTATCTGAACAACCTTCAAAATTGTACTGTAAACTTCTCATGTCACATAAAGCCATAAAAATACCAAATAACAATAGTTTCCCcaaatttgcatttttgatatttgaaaatTGTTCATTGGGATCAAAAACAAGTGCCTGCTCGAGTTGGAATTAGctttaaacaaacacaacaaagtgTATTTAACTTCTACCTTTGGTGcatttaaataaattgtaacctgaggaaaattctaaaaaaaaacagtaaaaaaaacctttaaaattaTCAGCCTCCCTTGATTGGCATTTCTTATATTTACAGCTGCCTGTTTGAAAAGGACAAAGTTTTTAAACTGGAaaatctatcattcaaaaactGGAATGGAGGACAAACTTCCTCCACAAAGTCTTCAGTGTATACTTCCAGTAAACCAGAAACTGAAAGTTAACAAGCCGAAAATCGAAGCAACGTCCATGTACCAAACCTTGCAAGGTATGTTTTTTGTTACTGTATACAAGATAACCTCAAAACAAGGATTCACACTTTAACACTTGAGTCAAACTAGTCTACTTAAAGTAACTAATATGAAACCTTTATCTATATATTAATATGAACACTTacacagagataccaacatacacgatttgggcgtagcaaatacgatttcgagccgtgactacgatgctacgataatactcactAAAaccgctaaacaagccgcccaatataattttattaaatcgtacaatacatgcaaacaacgaatcaactattaagtggaaataaaaattaagaaaaatatccaaatattgtaacagaaaagaaaaaaacacttgtaaTTTTAGAaagcagtgttgaataatagcggcgattCACTCGAACATGGTCGTTGCGTGCCCTCTgatcccccgctggctggccggatgAGTATCTTTACGCTAGTGCATGCTGCAAgttcgtacccattgatctctatttcACGAtgggggaatagtgcacacggttgtggggaatgaggttgtgtgtgagctaacgtgtcacagtaacctcattcctcacgTATCCattattattgtgcccacgctgtctgtacatggacttcatccatggaggaataaatagcgaagcttggcacaaaaagtatgaaataatggcgacaaaaaaggagaccttctgaaccaAAATACCTtcactgagtggcctgtgagatctaagctagacagtttccatgttttcttactagtaattgtagcgccgatgtccagacaatgcccaaaatacggacacgtattttttgcccaaaatccggacacgtttttttcttttcttttttttccttttttttttccttctctctACCAATagtttgttgttgcatttctgatcattaaaacaaaaacatttaagtaaggctaccctttgttatgttacatttatttttgaaacaaagtcagaagataagggatttttttttttttttttttttttttttttttttttttttttttcactggccattataaagatttgtagctgttctgttagtgtatacagaggtaattgttatttcacaacaatgcctgaaaatgagctaattagcattgtagagagtaatagaaagatcggtttagggagcccaagctgcgctcgcctttaacttttgggagatgctactcttttttacaattcaatgttggcatctctgcttACATCTGTATTGTATGAATTGCTAACAACTGCCAATCCTCCCAAAATGCAAAATCGATTAGTCACTATTAACAACATCATATAGAAAGACCTAAAAGAAAACATGGCTTACTTCAATTCCACTAAagattcaaaatgaaaacagcaaaaaacaaccacatgaagaaaatattttttttaatgttttctcccATACATGACTATACAAATtgatacaaaagaaaaaaattatagtgTCTATTTAGAAAACTAAATGATTAAATTTAATGTAGTCTTTCAATGTAGTCTTACAAAAGTCAAGACTGTTTCATGCTCTTCCTCTACATTCCTATGAAGTTATCTTTATGCGCTTGTACAACTTGAAAATCAAGTATGAAACAAACTTAATTATACAACTAAATTTTCCATAAATATTTGTTAACTATAGCATGGGATATCTCTAATGTATGTTCCATTCAAATTTTAAGCATTTATTCGAAGTACTATTAATATCCTTGCTTTAGTCATCAAAACACTGCACACAGCTTGTGTGCTTTTTTTTCCATTACCAGACCTTGCTTTTGTTTGATAATTTACTACCATGTTGTACAACCAAACCTCGCTAAGGTATGCAGTTTCACGCaagttttgtatgtttttcaaCCTTGTTGCCCAATTTCCTGAtaagtcttttaaaaaaacgataacaattttgacaattgttcgtacttctttttttaaactacattCAACTACGTAGCGCACTGTGCAGGCATGACAACTTGTCTATTGTGAAATTGATAAttctatatactttttttttcatttaggaGTATTTGTTACAGTTGAAAGTACAACTGTGTCCTTATGTATTGCCTGTAACAGCAGAGAGCCATCACCATCCACTCACTTCTACAAGTGCAAAGTCTGGAACTGTAAGCAACTGGTATCCAATATGAAAAGAACACTGACTTAAAAGGAAAATTCAAACCTCTCGACGACTCACCATTGATTCACCTATCTCTAAACAACCATCAGCTTACTTGGTTACCAGACACGGATGTAAATAACATTGATGACCTGGAAGAACAACTACTGCAAACAAGTATGACGATCACCTACAACAAAGTCAATAACTATGTAGAAACTACATCACCAATTGACTCAGTGTAAATTATTACACAACCAAGACTAACAAGAACAAACtcctcaattgttttttttaaagcacagtCATTTCTATTTTAACTGTGTGTAACATGTTCATATCAtggcacatacatgtatcacttGAAAACTTCATTCCTTCCTCTTCACCACAAGACTGCATTTCTAACAATCACTTGTTTGAAGGCACACCAACTCCTGTGTGAATACAGAGGGTCTAAAAAACGTAATGTAACAAATAAAACTGGTAATAATCTTGTCTACTCCAAACATCATTTCATATTTTAATACCCAATCTTAGAACACCGGCCTCAATCTGTCCTGTAGCAGGAGCACACATTACATCAGATAAACATGGCATTACTATGTTTGCAGTAGACACCAAATTACCACATGAATAAAGTGAGCTATACCCCAAAATGTATACAGCTTTATCTTGCCCTCCCACATTTGCAACTAAGTTGCTCACCTCCAAAACAAGTGACTCTTGCAAATGTATTCTTGATGTAAACATGAAGGAATAACATTTCCATTGATATGTGCCATGGTATGAACAATTATATGCAATAAAAACAGTTTCTAAACTCTTGTTTGGGAGATGTATGTTTATATACAACAGAGTTTTAAAGCAAAAACTCTATTCTGAACCAAAACTGCTTTCATTATTACAAAaacatatgtatttttttttgtattgacatACAACAGAGTTTGGAAAACAAACTCTTGTTTGATAAATATTTACCCTTATCCttactgaatttttttttttgcagaacaaaGAACTGCTTCATTTGCTTACACTTAATACAtctatattttatttctttcaatttaTGTACAACGGGTTAGAACAAACAACTCTCTAAGTATGTTTTATGTGTGTTATATTTTATATACAAcagagtttttaaaaactctgTTCAGAACCAAAACTGCCTTCATTATTAAGACAACATTAtatgggttttttattttttagaaaaacaGCAAACTCTTGTTTAATAAAGGATTACCCTTCTACTGATTTTTTTCAGAACAAGGAACTGCATTTGCTAACACTAAatacatgtttattttatttattttatttatgtatgCAAGAGTTCAGAACAAGCAACTCTCCATCTATGTGTTTGCTGTTTTATGAGCAACAGAGTTTATAGAAACGAACTCTGTTCAGAACCTAAACTGCCTTCATTATTATGATAGCattatctgtttgtttttttattgacataCAACAGAGTTTGGAAAAACAAACTCTTGTTACTAACGATTTACCCTTATCCATACTTATGTTTTTGCAGATCAAAGAACTGCTTCATTTGCTGaggcttaattttttttaattgatgtaCAACACAGTTTAGAACAAACAACTCTCTAATTATCTGTTTTATatgtgttatatttttatatgcaACATAAATTTAAAGCAAAAACTCTGTTCAGAACCAAAGCTGCCTTCATTATTATGACAACATTaatctgtatttttattttgtttagaaaaaCATCAAACTCTTGTTTAATAAAGGATTACCCTTATCcatactgattttgttttgttttttcagaaaaagaaaCCGCATTTGCTTACTCTAAATGcatgtttatatatattttttaatttatgtataCAAGAATTCAGAACGAGCAACTCTCCATTTATGTTTGCTGTTTTATGTGCAAAAGACTTTTAAAGAAACGAACTCTGTTCAGAACCTAAACTGCCTTCATTATTATGATAACATtgtctgtattttgttttatactgacAACATACTTTGGAAAAACATCAAACTCCTGTTTATTTAAGGTTGCCCATTATTTTccatactttttattttatttatttatttacatgtattcattttttgaaaacaaaagctTCCTCACTTGCTAACAATAAgcatgtgtattttattttcttagtTTATGAGCAACATATTTTAGAAGAAAATACTCTCCATTTATTCAGAACCAGACATGTATCTGCCTGTTTGTTCACAAGTACATTTCCCTTATGAGTCTAGTCGTATctgagtttttctttgatttatgTACAACTAAGTGTTGAAGAAACAAACTGTTTACTTCACCTCATACCCCCATGATGATTTGTTCAAAACCTAAACTGCCTTATCTGACAACAATACGTTTATACTTAAACACACAACCgatatttgaagacaaaaactagCTCTGTTAAAACACGTCGCCCTCATAACAAATACCTTATGTACCCActaaacaaaccccaaaaattgtatactggtgggtcattccgtgtcaaatcaaccagtggtccccaggtgaccctctcagattttgatgaaacttcatcagaatgattggatgttgcaaaaatgaacacatacaaaaaagctaagtcatattccatgtcgttttcgagatatgaccgtttgaaatttggccaaggcggccattttgtgctcgcgcgagacgcgaaaagtgatttttgtgataatttccgactttgaaagctcataatttagtttttgtaccaggtagagagctcaaattcagtattccatcttactttttgccaaatttcatgaatctgcactcaatttaaatgtatttcctttaattttctagttatggtcacccaaagtaggcactttaatcagccga
Above is a genomic segment from Asterias rubens chromosome 10, eAstRub1.3, whole genome shotgun sequence containing:
- the LOC117295609 gene encoding uncharacterized protein LOC117295609, which codes for MSKQSNLEEFAKTKSPVKLKNVAVEDQTLIVKRQTQIVKLPVLNFHYDAKTTKTYTIADLLKDSPLDKTLVDIKLAKVLHIHPAVLKTIPYTNREKESNTSDNW